The Akkermansia sp. RCC_12PD genome contains the following window.
GGCCGTTACGGTGTTGTAGTAGCGCGGCCGGGAATGGAAGCCGTTGATTTTTTCCACAAAGCCCAGAAAAGCCTTTTTCAGGTCGTCCCTGCCGATGTTGATCCGGTACAGGTACATGTCTTCCTTCCTGTAGGTGGTGCGCAGGGCGAAGAGGTCTTCCTCGTCCGCCAGGATGTAAATGATATTGAATTGCTTGTAGAGGCCCCGTATGGTTCCCTGCTCCACTCCCTCAGGCAGGCGCGTTTCCGCGGAAAGGGCCAGGTGCTTCCCGTCCTCAAAGCCGAAGGAGAGCATGGTGTGAGCCACAAATTCCATCCCGTCCCAATGGCTGACGGCAAAGTCCAGCGTGGAGAGCTTGTCCAGGTCGAAACGGCGCGTGACATAGCGCGCATCAAAGTCCTGTTCCGTGCGGTAGATGAAGTTGCGCACATTTGTCACGACCACTTCATTTCCGTTGATTTCCACGGAAGGAAGGCGGCTCCAGGAGGGCTGCCATTCCTTGTCGTTCGTGGCCGGGATGCACAGGTAATACACCAGAAGGAGGAGCAGAATTCCCCAGGAGGACCACCAGGCAGCCGGATACCGTTTCCGGAAGGCAAAGGCGCAGGCCATTCCGGCTACATACAGCCATACCAGCACGCAGCCGCCCCATACGTTGTAAAATACCACGCCCGCCGCCCAGAGAGCCACGCCGAACCATGCCGCGTACATCAGGATGCGGGCGGTTGCCGGTCCGGCACGGCGCAAGGAGGACAGGTTCATGGGAGGAAGCAGGGAAAAAGCCGCGCGCTCCGGTTTCCGAAACACGCGGCCCGCCGATAAGGATTTATCTGAAGGAAAGACCTTTCACCTTGTCCGTCAGGGATTTCAACACGCGCTGGTGCGCGGCGTCCACTTCCGCGGCAGTCAGGGTCTTGGCCGGGTCCCGGTACAGAAAGGTGTAGGCGATGGATTTGCGGTCCGAGGGCAGTTTCTGTCCGGAGGGGTCCGTAAATACGTCAAAGCAGGAGTAGCTGACGAGCAGTTTTTCCCGGGCGGCTTCAATGGCCTTAACGATGTCCGCATTGGGCGTGGAGAGGGGCAGTTCCATGGCCGCGTCACGGGAGGATCCGGGGAACTGGGGCAGTTCCGCAGCCTTGACAGGTGCGGTAAGAATTTCCTGCATCTTGCGCAGGTCCAGTTCCGCCACGTACACGGGCTTGTCCAGTCCCAGTTCCCGGCAGCGCGCCAGGGACAGGCGGGCGAAGTAGCCGCAGGCCTTCCCGTCCAGCTGCACATCCGCACCCAGGGCGGCCTGCTCACGGGGTTTGGCAGGCGTCAGTGTGAAGCGGCGACCGGGGGCCAGAACTTCCATCACGGCCAGCAAGTCTTCAAAGGAGGACTGCTCCGGCCTGGGGTCCGCCCAGGAGCGGGGCGACCTGTCCCCGGAGATCAGGATACCGAGCGTGTCTGTTTCAATGTCCCTGCCCTTGCCGCCGCCCGTATTGCGGAACACGCGGCCCAGTTCAAAGAAGCGCAGCACGGAAGCGCCCTGGTTGCTGTTGCGCACGGCTGCGGCAATCAGGCCGGGAGTGTGAGCCGGGCGCAGGACGGAATGGTCTTCGCTGAGCGGAAGGGCCACGCGGATGATGTCGCCTTCCTGAAGGGGACGCACCGGCAGGGCGTCCTTCACCTGGGCGATGGAGCCGTCCGCAGACTCGGAAGCGATGAGCTTGATGGTCTGGGTTTCATAGAAACCCAGAGCGGCCAGCTTCCGGCGCAGGCGCATCTGGAAATTATAGGCCGCGTCTACCGGGGATTCCGGCACGAAGGGGCCGCAGAACCGGGAGGGAATGCCGTCCAGCCCGAAGACGCGGACGATTTCCTCCAGCAGGTCGCAGGAACGGGTGAGGTCCAGGCGGTGGGGGGGGATCAGCCAGTATTCCGGGGCGTCCGGAACCTGCATCAGGCCCAGCCCCGTCAGGATGCGCGCTCCTTCCTCATGGGAAATGGAACCGCCGGAAATCTGGTCCAGGGCCTTCCAGGGAAGCTTCACGAAGCCCAGTTCATTGGTCACCGTGGCGCCCTTCCCCTGTTTCAAGGACGGAAAAATGGCGGTGGGACCGTCCGGATGTCCGCAGGAAGGCATGCACTCATGGGCGGGATTCGGCACGGGAGCCCCGGCCACATACGTTTTGGAGGCCGTGCCGCCCGCCAGCCGGAGGATCAGTTCCACGGCGCGCACGGAACCGCGCAGGACATTCCAGGCGGAAGTACCGCGTTCAAAGCGGTAGGAGGAATCGGAAGAGAGGGCCAGCCTGCGGGACGTGGCGCGCACGGAAGAAGGCTTGAACCAGGCGGATTCCAGAATAATGTCCGTAGTGGCGTCCGTCACTCCGCTTTCTTCCCCTCCCATCACGCCGCCGATGGCAAGCACCTTGCCGGACTGGTCCGTGACGACCAGATCCGTACAGTTGAGCGTGTATTCCTGGCCGTCCAGAGCCTTGAAGGTTTCTCCTTCATAGGCGGTCCGGGTGACGATGCCTCCCTGCACTTTCGCCGCGTCAAAGGCGTGGAGGGGCGTGCCCTGCTCATGCAGGAC
Protein-coding sequences here:
- the pheT gene encoding phenylalanine--tRNA ligase subunit beta, encoding MKISLNWLSQYIDLAGLSVDEMSDMLTFAGIEVEDIRQQGVDSPLVVVARVASAEQHPQADRLKVCQVDVGDGTLHQIVCGAQNYKVGDKVPCALPGAVLPGNFEIKVGKLRGVESRGMLCSASELGLPDKEHGLWILPQALEVGMPISQVVKADTIVEVEVTPNRPDLLSHNGMAFELAAISGRGYNPVPIDDIQVELEPAGDFVRLDQPEINPYYTAVKISGVKVQESPEWLKERLVAIGLRPINNIVDVTNFVLHEQGTPLHAFDAAKVQGGIVTRTAYEGETFKALDGQEYTLNCTDLVVTDQSGKVLAIGGVMGGEESGVTDATTDIILESAWFKPSSVRATSRRLALSSDSSYRFERGTSAWNVLRGSVRAVELILRLAGGTASKTYVAGAPVPNPAHECMPSCGHPDGPTAIFPSLKQGKGATVTNELGFVKLPWKALDQISGGSISHEEGARILTGLGLMQVPDAPEYWLIPPHRLDLTRSCDLLEEIVRVFGLDGIPSRFCGPFVPESPVDAAYNFQMRLRRKLAALGFYETQTIKLIASESADGSIAQVKDALPVRPLQEGDIIRVALPLSEDHSVLRPAHTPGLIAAAVRNSNQGASVLRFFELGRVFRNTGGGKGRDIETDTLGILISGDRSPRSWADPRPEQSSFEDLLAVMEVLAPGRRFTLTPAKPREQAALGADVQLDGKACGYFARLSLARCRELGLDKPVYVAELDLRKMQEILTAPVKAAELPQFPGSSRDAAMELPLSTPNADIVKAIEAAREKLLVSYSCFDVFTDPSGQKLPSDRKSIAYTFLYRDPAKTLTAAEVDAAHQRVLKSLTDKVKGLSFR
- a CDS encoding DUF4105 domain-containing protein, whose amino-acid sequence is MNLSSLRRAGPATARILMYAAWFGVALWAAGVVFYNVWGGCVLVWLYVAGMACAFAFRKRYPAAWWSSWGILLLLLVYYLCIPATNDKEWQPSWSRLPSVEINGNEVVVTNVRNFIYRTEQDFDARYVTRRFDLDKLSTLDFAVSHWDGMEFVAHTMLSFGFEDGKHLALSAETRLPEGVEQGTIRGLYKQFNIIYILADEEDLFALRTTYRKEDMYLYRINIGRDDLKKAFLGFVEKINGFHSRPRYYNTVTANCTTELVDTFKDYLGVRRWQWTPLFNGMCDQDAYDRGELLHLPGESFQELKKRSFLGHGREGEGWDRLRRRWEEGWNADQAAAVRE